One Cryptosporangium aurantiacum DNA window includes the following coding sequences:
- a CDS encoding TIR-like protein FxsC, whose product MSPRRWRLGRPQPTTPAQTFVGSAPPETGPAFFLSYARTPQSAGVLADPDSGVKQLYADLSNRVRQLLPLGAAQEAGFMDARMEAGDLWHDELFHNLGAARAFVALLSPPYLQRSVWCPMEWDYFARRVVQHQIDTTRSARATAIIPVLWTPIGDAEPPIVAAVQRFIPPPVVTPERIQLYEQEGLLGMLDVDPVAYRAVVWSLARQIQKTLATVSVGPVTDTSTDNLRRSFTDGA is encoded by the coding sequence ATGAGCCCACGCCGCTGGCGGCTCGGGCGACCGCAGCCGACGACGCCCGCGCAGACGTTCGTCGGCTCGGCGCCGCCCGAGACCGGGCCGGCGTTCTTCCTCAGCTACGCCCGCACGCCGCAATCGGCAGGCGTCTTGGCCGATCCCGACAGCGGCGTGAAGCAGCTGTACGCCGACCTGAGCAACCGGGTGCGGCAGCTCCTGCCCCTGGGAGCCGCCCAGGAAGCGGGCTTCATGGACGCCCGGATGGAAGCCGGTGACCTGTGGCACGACGAGTTGTTCCACAACCTCGGAGCGGCACGCGCGTTCGTCGCGCTGCTCTCGCCGCCCTACCTCCAGCGCAGCGTGTGGTGTCCGATGGAGTGGGACTACTTCGCCCGCCGTGTCGTCCAGCATCAGATCGATACGACGCGCAGTGCGCGCGCCACCGCGATCATCCCGGTGCTGTGGACGCCGATCGGCGACGCCGAGCCGCCGATCGTCGCCGCGGTTCAGCGGTTCATTCCGCCGCCCGTGGTGACGCCGGAGCGCATCCAGCTCTACGAGCAGGAGGGGTTACTGGGCATGTTGGACGTCGATCCGGTCGCCTACCGGGCCGTTGTGTGGTCGCTGGCCCGCCAGATCCAGAAGACGCTGGCCACGGTATCCGTGGGCCCGGTCACCGACACGTCGACGGACAACCTGCGACGATCGTTCACGGACGGTGCGTGA